The uncultured Desulfobulbus sp. genome window below encodes:
- a CDS encoding PKD domain-containing protein yields the protein MLNFTNKWNKVIGYILLIQFLLCTIAHSQDAKIILNNKTYTISAPESIFTSQSKVFPIAESGEYGVSLATDQITLFNENGDELSWCDAKPILSEIITCKYGITSPMDMGVKKILNTEDGEVLFYPEGLSEYFLESNLDELDERVAVYTAILLDAVTDIETYLLIDTKGITLTDILIDTGGVVFGDASSILSTFAAIHYTAAVWDSTYSPLTNETLDQVYESLGYTDRAKLLSRLGLIADIAKLTLDVAESFSDATKKQVFYEAAVAQILVQQRLAALLDFIECSETHLDPAVTAAANNVYEMLTDNPEAIINALKEAINTAVIGGAVLGIKELSTCAVQAVMKSSPYWSKLVGAGVSAVVSGAYEYWDFSKKTKHLVAIINLHQDLYDMIDEVFTAGVGDAPALTSNPRITSFKEMIYLSDYFAYASYKYAYSVFVEDATLSQKIAWLTGCLIESFTPIGDEVTYKDYKDYLLKNVWSFESIIFRNHIMRLNENVVVDMVEKIYTIPCERVNSPPEGYIASPESGTSVSRGSYVTFSATGNDPEKDQISYSWNFSDGGSAEGGAVSHQFNIVGVNTVTLTASDNSGQDLSPDSITINVLPIEGEGHDLAVTGLNISSGNPDPGDSITVYYTISNQGEYTETPKVIITLTKLGGSSTQMASITHASLASGASSTYSKSCTIPSSSLSEGKYELTVSVSGTSGDEDWSDNSSGTTLQVGGYPLHYKTYQVTELNETVALKWNSTLNLTSYSRFINSVGGYGWGYVGGYYFAAGPDSERNVGDIIVRKGDWEDTWMGSDAMEKGYKYLFHNGNGIIEYQGKGLDEDGELAWLYVGFGVPGAVVAPNNPTILEGQTVSFNVNVGARCNNFDKLLEWLVDKNPVIGKEFDGLTVTDEDDLSTGMKIDVRGDTAGTYPFVFEMDGENDSTYWVFARITVLPDSDRDGVTDTEDDFSNDTAASVDSDGDNHPDYWNSGKDAQDSTTGLTLDKFKDDNSEWADSDGDLIGDNSDDFPNDIRFKYDSDSDGVPDSIEGTEPVTLPDGVTVVSNPSQASNVVRFVFTEEAAAMLSSHTGLNLPEVGTEIIIACDSDFTLRVGQDGLLGYMPLFGETEDGEYIYQWGFFNLEMTVPSGDTEKIYIRYGSDLELNEVWRWLDNNETYLNSTSVTELNEGWTGIQLTDNGTGDKDGVENGIVKIFGGLAKPNLPTAVIQPIDQEHGDRYIWLNGSSSTAGSGRRIINYLWEQTSGENIDFVSANNFAVQAMLPNVSSQTECSVRLTVTDDLGQSNSATETFTILPSNVEPSILSTPPSEDSAEYGVPWQYQVLVEDPDDEELDYLLLNAPAGMDIDENGLITWTPTDTGDFVISVWVADGGENGAAAVMQEFSLSVKISDVYTDTTSPSVSITSPTTSSSFATSSSSISISGSASDNVGITKVDWSNSRTGSSGTCSGTKSWSQSGISLSSGTNMVTVKAYDAAGNTDTDTLTVTYASPAILNSVTISGGPEIIEGNTAQYTCTAQYSDGTSKAVTSSASWGVSSSSYATISSSGLLTGKAVSSDQAVTITVSYGGMSDTFSVMIKAAANVTPYKPTSWGDKIVVSNITGTSIDTVPLLTTDTLYVDWAVINYGDLDIDTTFYNDLYVDGVKKKRWSEISQQVGSYGYVKDFSIGSLSPGLHEIKIVADATEVVSESDELDNTYTKTIRVQGENSLPWLSMLLFEESTPVKSIKTVVSTTGKVWMDRNLGASRGATSSNDSNAYGDLYQWGRGSDGHEKRDSGTTSTLSDKDVPDHQNFIATSGYPYDWIKPQNTNLWQGVTGVNNPCPAGFRLPTKTELIAEKAAWSSDDSFGAYASPLKFVAAGVRSRTDGVIRNEGTGGYYWSSTVGGIASWRLRFTSDEAVMGSVYRTNGFSIRCIQD from the coding sequence ATGTTAAATTTCACAAATAAATGGAATAAAGTTATTGGTTATATTTTGCTTATTCAATTTTTATTGTGCACGATAGCACATTCCCAGGATGCAAAAATAATTTTAAATAACAAAACATATACAATTTCAGCTCCAGAGTCTATTTTTACGAGTCAATCAAAGGTTTTTCCAATAGCAGAAAGCGGCGAGTATGGCGTGTCGCTAGCAACAGACCAAATCACCCTGTTCAATGAGAATGGTGATGAACTCTCTTGGTGTGATGCTAAGCCTATCTTATCAGAGATTATTACCTGCAAGTACGGCATAACCTCGCCTATGGACATGGGTGTTAAAAAAATTCTCAACACTGAAGATGGCGAGGTCCTTTTTTACCCTGAAGGTTTATCAGAATATTTTCTTGAAAGTAATTTAGACGAACTTGATGAAAGAGTTGCAGTATATACTGCTATTTTACTTGATGCTGTTACAGATATCGAAACATATTTACTTATTGATACGAAAGGAATAACATTAACAGACATCTTAATTGACACGGGTGGGGTAGTTTTTGGGGATGCCTCGTCTATTCTAAGCACGTTCGCGGCTATCCATTACACTGCAGCAGTTTGGGATTCTACTTACTCTCCATTAACAAACGAAACATTGGATCAAGTATATGAATCCCTGGGATACACTGATAGAGCAAAGCTACTTAGTAGGCTAGGTTTAATTGCTGATATTGCAAAATTAACATTAGATGTGGCAGAATCATTTAGTGATGCAACAAAAAAACAAGTGTTCTACGAGGCGGCGGTTGCACAAATTCTAGTCCAGCAACGGTTAGCTGCATTATTAGATTTTATAGAATGCTCGGAAACACATTTAGACCCGGCCGTTACAGCCGCTGCCAATAATGTTTATGAAATGTTAACCGATAACCCTGAAGCAATAATAAATGCGTTAAAGGAGGCTATAAATACCGCTGTAATCGGCGGTGCGGTGCTCGGTATTAAGGAGTTATCAACATGTGCGGTTCAAGCGGTAATGAAATCATCTCCTTATTGGTCTAAATTGGTTGGGGCTGGAGTGAGTGCTGTCGTCAGTGGAGCTTACGAATATTGGGACTTTAGTAAAAAAACAAAACACTTAGTTGCGATAATTAACCTTCATCAAGATTTATACGATATGATCGATGAGGTTTTTACAGCAGGTGTTGGAGATGCCCCTGCCTTGACTTCTAATCCAAGGATAACCTCTTTCAAGGAGATGATTTACCTAAGTGATTACTTTGCTTATGCTTCATATAAATATGCTTATTCAGTTTTTGTAGAAGATGCCACACTCTCTCAGAAAATAGCCTGGTTGACAGGTTGTCTTATAGAAAGTTTTACACCTATCGGTGATGAAGTTACCTATAAAGACTATAAAGATTACCTCCTGAAAAATGTCTGGAGTTTTGAATCTATAATTTTTAGAAATCATATCATGAGGCTTAACGAGAATGTCGTTGTTGATATGGTGGAAAAAATATACACAATACCATGTGAACGGGTGAATTCCCCCCCAGAGGGTTATATTGCCTCTCCCGAATCCGGTACATCTGTTTCGAGAGGTTCGTATGTCACCTTTAGCGCAACTGGTAATGATCCTGAAAAGGATCAAATTTCCTACTCTTGGAATTTTAGCGATGGTGGAAGCGCAGAAGGGGGGGCGGTGTCTCACCAGTTTAATATCGTTGGCGTTAATACGGTAACCCTTACTGCCTCAGATAATAGTGGCCAAGATCTATCCCCCGATTCCATCACCATCAATGTTTTACCCATTGAAGGAGAGGGACACGACTTGGCGGTCACAGGGCTAAACATAAGTAGCGGCAACCCAGACCCAGGCGATTCTATTACAGTGTACTATACAATCTCCAACCAAGGGGAATATACGGAAACGCCGAAAGTTATAATCACGCTGACAAAGCTTGGCGGTTCTTCTACTCAAATGGCCTCGATTACACACGCTTCATTAGCCAGTGGAGCATCTTCAACCTACAGTAAGTCGTGCACAATTCCGTCTTCTTCATTGTCAGAGGGGAAATATGAATTGACGGTCAGTGTCTCTGGCACCTCAGGAGATGAGGACTGGAGCGATAATTCGAGTGGCACGACGCTTCAGGTGGGTGGTTATCCTCTTCATTATAAAACATACCAGGTCACGGAATTAAATGAGACTGTAGCTTTGAAATGGAATTCAACTTTAAATTTAACATCGTATTCAAGATTCATCAATAGTGTTGGTGGTTACGGATGGGGGTATGTGGGAGGATATTACTTCGCAGCAGGGCCTGATTCAGAGCGAAATGTTGGTGATATAATTGTTAGAAAGGGTGACTGGGAAGATACGTGGATGGGCAGTGATGCGATGGAGAAAGGGTATAAGTATCTTTTTCATAATGGGAATGGTATTATTGAATATCAAGGGAAAGGACTTGACGAGGATGGTGAACTTGCATGGCTTTATGTCGGTTTTGGAGTCCCTGGAGCAGTTGTTGCGCCGAACAACCCTACAATATTAGAAGGACAGACAGTAAGCTTTAATGTAAACGTCGGTGCTAGATGTAATAATTTTGATAAACTCCTTGAATGGCTTGTTGATAAAAATCCGGTAATCGGTAAGGAGTTCGATGGGCTTACTGTTACAGACGAAGATGATTTGAGTACCGGCATGAAAATTGATGTGCGCGGCGATACTGCTGGGACCTATCCTTTTGTTTTTGAAATGGACGGTGAAAACGATTCAACTTATTGGGTTTTTGCCAGGATTACAGTTCTGCCTGATTCAGACCGAGATGGTGTAACTGATACGGAAGATGATTTTTCGAATGATACGGCAGCCAGTGTTGATTCTGATGGCGACAATCATCCGGACTATTGGAATTCCGGAAAAGATGCCCAGGATAGTACGACAGGACTTACCCTGGATAAATTCAAAGATGACAATTCTGAATGGGCCGACTCTGATGGAGATTTAATCGGTGACAACTCAGACGATTTTCCAAATGATATCCGGTTTAAATATGACTCGGATTCTGATGGAGTACCGGATTCAATTGAAGGCACAGAACCTGTCACGCTACCTGACGGTGTAACCGTTGTTAGCAATCCCAGCCAGGCTTCTAATGTTGTACGATTCGTTTTTACCGAAGAAGCCGCAGCAATGCTGTCATCACATACCGGTCTTAATTTGCCGGAGGTAGGCACAGAAATAATCATCGCGTGTGACTCAGATTTCACCCTAAGAGTCGGGCAAGATGGTCTTTTAGGGTATATGCCTCTTTTCGGAGAAACTGAAGATGGTGAGTATATTTACCAATGGGGATTTTTTAACCTGGAGATGACTGTGCCCTCCGGCGATACTGAAAAGATTTACATTCGTTATGGATCTGACCTGGAATTGAATGAAGTCTGGAGATGGCTGGATAATAATGAAACATATTTGAACAGCACATCTGTTACGGAACTAAATGAAGGATGGACGGGAATTCAATTAACTGACAATGGAACTGGAGATAAAGATGGTGTCGAAAACGGTATTGTTAAGATTTTTGGGGGACTGGCCAAGCCGAACTTGCCAACAGCTGTAATCCAACCTATCGATCAGGAACATGGAGATCGATATATTTGGCTAAATGGTTCGAGCTCAACGGCAGGTTCAGGCCGCAGAATTATAAATTATTTGTGGGAACAAACAAGTGGCGAAAATATTGATTTTGTATCTGCAAACAATTTTGCTGTTCAAGCGATGCTGCCCAATGTCTCCTCCCAAACTGAATGTTCAGTTCGCCTGACCGTAACTGACGATCTGGGGCAGAGTAATTCTGCAACAGAAACCTTTACAATTTTGCCTTCTAACGTCGAACCATCTATCCTCTCTACGCCTCCATCAGAAGATTCGGCTGAGTATGGTGTGCCTTGGCAATATCAGGTTCTTGTTGAAGATCCAGATGACGAAGAACTTGATTATCTTTTGTTAAATGCACCAGCTGGAATGGATATTGACGAAAATGGATTGATTACTTGGACGCCTACGGATACTGGCGATTTTGTTATTTCCGTATGGGTTGCTGATGGTGGTGAAAATGGTGCTGCTGCAGTTATGCAGGAGTTCTCTCTGTCAGTTAAAATTTCGGATGTTTACACAGATACAACCTCACCTTCGGTATCGATCACGTCACCGACCACGAGCTCGAGCTTTGCAACCAGCAGTAGCTCCATAAGCATAAGCGGGAGTGCGTCAGACAATGTTGGGATCACAAAGGTAGACTGGAGTAACAGCAGGACCGGAAGCAGTGGTACTTGCAGCGGGACGAAATCCTGGAGCCAATCTGGGATAAGCCTTTCCAGTGGAACAAATATGGTAACGGTAAAGGCCTACGATGCGGCTGGAAATACTGATACGGACACTCTAACGGTAACGTATGCATCTCCCGCGATTTTAAATTCTGTGACCATTAGTGGTGGCCCCGAGATCATTGAAGGTAATACCGCTCAATATACGTGTACCGCTCAATATAGCGATGGTACCAGCAAAGCCGTGACCAGTTCAGCCAGTTGGGGTGTAAGCTCCAGCAGTTATGCCACGATCAGCAGTAGTGGTCTCTTGACGGGCAAGGCCGTCTCTTCTGACCAGGCCGTAACGATCACCGTGAGTTATGGCGGTATGAGCGATACGTTCAGCGTGATGATCAAAGCTGCCGCTAATGTAACCCCCTATAAGCCTACAAGCTGGGGTGATAAGATTGTAGTTTCAAATATAACAGGTACCTCTATAGATACAGTTCCTCTTTTAACGACTGACACGCTCTATGTAGATTGGGCTGTCATTAATTATGGGGATTTAGATATAGACACGACGTTTTATAACGATCTCTATGTAGATGGAGTGAAGAAAAAACGCTGGAGTGAAATCTCACAGCAGGTAGGCTCCTATGGATATGTGAAAGATTTTTCTATTGGAAGTCTCTCTCCAGGTTTGCATGAAATCAAGATTGTCGCCGATGCCACTGAAGTTGTATCGGAAAGTGACGAGCTGGATAATACATATACCAAGACTATCAGAGTTCAGGGGGAAAATTCTCTGCCATGGCTTTCTATGTTGTTGTTTGAGGAATCTACACCCGTTAAATCAATAAAAACAGTTGTATCTACAACTGGCAAAGTTTGGATGGACCGTAATCTGGGTGCCTCGCGGGGGGCCACGAGTTCCAATGATTCAAACGCATACGGTGATCTATACCAGTGGGGGCGTGGTTCCGATGGTCATGAAAAACGTGATAGCGGAACAACTTCCACATTGAGTGATAAAGACGTACCAGATCATCAAAATTTTATAGCAACTTCAGGTTATCCATACGACTGGATAAAACCACAGAATACTAACCTTTGGCAAGGGGTGACGGGTGTCAATAATCCCTGTCCGGCTGGGTTTAGATTGCCGACCAAGACAGAACTTATAGCCGAAAAAGCTGCATGGTCGAGCGACGATTCTTTTGGCGCATATGCCTCTCCGCTCAAATTTGTTGCTGCAGGAGTACGTTCCCGAACGGATGGCGTAATTCGCAATGAAGGGACTGGCGGTTATTACTGGTCAAGTACTGTGGGGGGCATAGCAAGCTGGAGGTTACGCTTCACAAGCGACGAAGCTGTCATGGGAAGTGTGTATCGTACTAATGGTTTCAGCATTCGTTGTATACAAGACTGA